The Streptomyces sp. NBC_00569 genomic sequence CGGCGACGACGAGGCGATCCTCGTCGACCTCCAGCGCGTCCCGGTCCACATCGACCAGATCGTCTTCACGGTGAACTCCTTCACCGGCCAGACCTTCCAGGAGGTGCAGAACGCGTTCTGCCGCCTGGTCGACGAGACCAACGGCCAGGAGCTGGCCCGCTACACGCTCGACGGCGGCGGCCAGTACACCGCCCAGATCATGGCGAAGGTGCACCGCGCGGGCGCCGGCTGGCAGATGACCGCCCTGGGCTCGCCGGCCAACGGCCGCACGTTCCAGGACCTCATGCCGGCGATCCTGCCGGGCCTGTGAGGTAGCGGGAACACAGGAACAGACGGACGGGACGAGGGGGAGAAGGCGATGACGGCCGAGCTGGTCCGGGGGCAGAACCACCCCCTCACCCAGACCCGTCTGGAGATCCGTGTGTCGGCGGGAGCGCCGGTCGTGGCGGGCGCGACGCTCAGCGACGACGAGGGCAGGGTGCACGGCCGAGACTGGGTCGCGCACCCCGGCGCCCCCGCGCTGCCGGGACTCGAGGTCCCCCGGCAGGCGGCGGCCGACCACCGCCTCGCCGTCGATCTGGACGCCGTGCCCGAGGCCGCCCACCGCGTCAGCGTGCTGCTCGCGCTGCCCACCGGGCCAGGCGACCCCGACCGCTTCGGCGCCGTCGCGGCCCCCTTCGTGGCCGTCACCGGACTCGACGGCTCCGAGGTCGCCAGCTACACCATCACCGACCTCGACGCCGAGTCCGCCGTCGTGGCCCTGGAGCTGTACCGCCGCCAGGGCGCGTGGAAGGTACGCGCGGTGGGCCAGGGGTACGCGGGCGGCCTCGGCGCACTCCTGACCGACCAGGGGCTTCCCGACGCGAGGGCACTCGCGGGCGAGATCGGCGAAGCGGTGGCACGGGGGCTCGCCCGGACGGTGGCGCCGCCTCCGCCCCGGACGGCGGCATCAGGGGCGAGCGCCATGGCGGACGCGGCGGGCGCGGCCTCCCACGCCGCATCGCCGGGGACGCACCCGTCCGACGGCCCGCCCCGCTCCACCCAGCCCCAGTCACCCGCCGAACCCCAGTCGTCCCCGGCCCCCCGGCCTGCGCACGAGCCCCAGCCGGCCCGCCCCTCAGGACGGACCGGCCCCGTCAACTACACGCACCCCGGCCGGCAGGCCCCCGCACCGCCCGTCCCCGCGCCCACCGCGCCCCCCGCAGAGCCGGGGGGGCAGCCCGCCGTGCCCGTCGCCGGTGACGCGACCGGCTGGTCCATGGACGAGCGGCTCTACAACCAGGTGTGGGGCATGTTCGAGGACCTGGCCCGCTGTGTCGCCGCGTACCGCAGCGCCGTCGACTTCGCGGACTCCCGTATGGAGCAGGAGCTCGACAAGGCCCTGTCCGACCCGCGCAGCCGGATCGGCGGCCAGGGGGACGCCGCGCGCGAGGCCGCCCGGGCCAAGCACGGACAGCTCGTCGACCGGGCGAGGGAGGTCCTCGACCGTGACCTCGCCCAGCTGGCCGCCGAGTCCGCCGTCGTCGAGCCCGCCCTGCCCCCGGCCTATGCGGGCTGGGACAACCCGGTCTGGCACGCGTACGGCAGCCCCATGGAGATCCCGATGGCCCTGCGCCTGGGCGACCTCCAGCTGCCCGAGTCCCGCGGTGTGGGCCTGCGCATCCCGATGCTCGTGCGGCTCCCCCTGGAGCGCGGCATGTGGATCGACAGCGGCCGCTCCGGGGCGGACGCGCTCACCGAGTCCGACGAGCTGCGCCGCCGCGCCCTGCGGAGCGCCGTCGAGCTCGCCGCGCGGCTCCTCGCGGTCTACCCGGCGGGCGAGTTCGCCGTGCATGTCATCGACCCGGCCGGATCGGCCGCGGGGGCGCTCGCCCCGCTCGTGCGGGCCGGAGTGCTCGCCGCGCCGCCGGCCGCCGGGGTGGCCGGCGTCTCCGATGTGCTCGCCCGGCTCACGCAGCGCGTGGACCTCGTGCAGATGGCGGTCCGTGGTGGAGCGGCCGACGCGCTCCCGCCCGACCTGGACACCGCCGAGCAGCTGCTGATCGTCAACGACTTCCCGCACGGCTTCGACGACCGCGCGGTGACCCGGCTGCGCTACCTCGCCGACGAGGGCCCCGCCGTCGGCGTCCACCTCCTGATGGTCGCCGACCGCGAGGACGCCGCCGAGTACGGACCGGTCCTCGACCCGCTCTGGCGGGCGCTGCTGAGGCTCACTCCGGTGCCCGACGACCACCTCGCCGACCCGTGGGTGGGGCATGCGTGGACGTACGAGCCGCCGCATGTCCCGCCCGGCAGCCGGATCCTGGAGCAGGTCCTCGAAGAGGTCGCCAGAGCGCGACGAGAGCAGGGCATCTGACGCCTCTGAACAGTGCTTTTGAACTTATCTTTACCGAACCCTTTACGTTTCATGGGTGTTTCCCGTAGGCTCCGACGAGCGGAGGGGAGTACTCCCGAACGCGGCGTTCCCGTCAATACGGACCGACATCGGTCCCGGGGCGCCGGCCCGGGGCGAGCTGAGGCCGCCCGGGTGGAAGAGACCTCCGGCAGCGACGACGCTGATCAGTAGCCGTACGACGCCGGAGGCGCAGTGGACGTATCGATGACCCTTTGGGTGCTGACCATTCTTGGTCTGGTCGCCCTGATCGCGGTCGACTTCTTCATCGGGCGCAAGCCCCACGACGTATCGATCAAGGAAGCCGGAATCTGGACGGTCGTCTGGATCGTGCTGGCCGCCCTCTTCGGGGTCGGTCTGCTGATCTGGGGGAACGCGCAGGCTTCCGGCGAGTTCTTCGCCGGCTTCATCACCGAGAAGTCGCTGAGCGTCGACAACCTCTTCGTCTTCATCCTGATCATGGCGAAGTTCTCGGTGCCGTCCCAGCTCCAGCAGCGCGTCCTGCTGTTCGGTGTGCTGATCGCCCTGGTGCTGCGCGCCATCTTCATCGCGGCCGGTGCCGCCGTCATCGCCAACTTCTCGTGGGTCTTCTACATCTTCGGCGCGTTCCTCATCTACACCGCCTGGAAGCTCATCCAGGAAGCGATGTCGGACGACGAGGAAGACGAGTTCGAGGAGAACCGCCTCCTCAAGTCCATCGAGAAGAAGTTCGGCGTCGCCGACCGGTACCACGGCACGAAGCTGTTCATCCGGGTCAACGGCAAGCGGATCCTGACGCCGCTCATGGTCGTCATGCTCGCGATCGGCACGACCGACGTGCTGTTCGCGATGGACTCGATCCCGGCGATCTTCGGCCTGACCCAGGACCCGTACATCGTCTTCACGGCCAACGCGTTCGCGCTGATGGGTCTGCGACAGCTGTACTTCCTCATTGGCGGACTCCTCAGGAAGCTGGTCTACCTCAGCTACGGCCTGTCGGTGATCCTCGGCTTCATCGGCGTGAAGCTCGTCCTGCACGCGCTGCACGAGTCCGGGGTGCACGTGCCGGAGATCTCCATCCCGGTCTCCCTGGCCGTCATCTGCGGCGTCCTGGCGATCACCACCGTCGCCAGCCTCATCGCCTCCAAGAAGCAGGCGCAGAAGCAGGCCCTCGACGGCGGGGACGACGGCGACGAGGGCGGCGCGTCGGACGGCGCGCGCAAGGACAGCGTCAAGGCCTGACCCGCCCGGCACAGAGCCCGGCACAAGGCCCGGCACAGAGAAGGAGCGCGCGGCTGCCGGCCGCGCGCTCCTTCCCTCGTTCGGCCCCACGCACAGGCGCCCGTTCCGAAGTCGCGGCCCCCGCACCGTCGGTGCACCATCGAAGGCATGATCGCTGGGCTCCGGAGACTGGTCACGCAATGGACGGCCGTCGTCCCCGTCCTCGCGGTCGTCCTGCTGGTGTTCACCTGGGGCCGCTCGCTGCCGGGCGCCGTCGTGGCCGTCGTCTCCGTCGTGCTCGCCGCGTCCGTGCTCGCTGCCGTCCACCACGCCGAAGTGGTGGCCCACCGCGTCGGCGAACCCTTCGGCTCCCTCGTGCTCGCCGTCGCCGTCACCGTCATCGAAGTGGCGCTGATCGTCACCCTCATGGTCGACGGTGGCGAGAAGGGCGCCACGCTCGCCCGCGACACCGTCTTCGCCGCCGTCATGATCACCTGCAACGGCATCGTCGGACTGAGCCTGCTCGCCGCCGCGTTCCGGCACCGCGTCGCCGTCTTCCAGCCCGAGGGCACCGGCGGCGCGCTCGCCACGGTCGCCACCCTGGCCACGCTCTGCCTGGTCGTGCCGACGTTCACCACGAGCAAGCCGGGCCCGGAGTTCTCCACGTCGCAGCTGATCTTCGCGGCCTCCGCCGCGCTCCTCCTGTACGGGATCTTCGTGGCGACCCAGACCGTGCGACACCGTGACTACTTCCTGCCGATCACCAAGCAGGGCAACATCATCGACGGCGACGACCACGCGCACGCGCCCTCCACCCGCACCGCCCTGATCAGCCTCGGTTTCCTCGGGCTCGCCCTCGTCGCCGTCGTCGGCCTGGCCAAAGGCGTGTCCCCGACCATCGAGACGGGCGTCGAAGCGGCCGGGATGCCGCACTCTGTCGTCGGCGTGATCATCGCGCTCCTCGTCCTGCTGCCCGAGACGATCGCGGCCCTGCGCGCGGCCCGCCGCGACCGCGTCCAGACGAGCCTCAACCTCGCGCTCGGCTCCGCGATGGCCAGCATCGGACTCACCATCCCGGCCGTCGCCATCGCGTCGTTCTGGCTGTCGGGGCCCCTCGTCCTCGGACTCGGCGCCACGCAGATGGTGCTGCTGGTCCTGACGATGCTGGTGAGCACACTGACCGTCGTCCCCGGCCGCGCCACCCCGCTCCAGGGCGGAGTTCACCTCGTGGTGTTCGCCGCGTACGTGGAGCTCGCCGTCACGCCGTGACGGTCACGGTGATACGGCCGGGCAGCGCCGTGACGCCTCGTGATAGACCGTGGGAGAGCAGCCGCCCGACGCACGGAGGTCCCCTGTGCCCCGCACCCTCGCCAACGCCCCGATCATGGTCCTGAACGGTCCGAACCTGAACCTCCTCGGCCGCCGGCAGCCGGAGATCTACGGGTCCGACACCCTCGCGGACGTCGAGGCACTGTGTGCCAAGGCCGCGGCCGTGCACGGCGGGAGCGTCGACTTCCGGCAGTCCAACCACGAGGGCGAGCTGGTGGACTGGATCCACGAGGCGCGCCAGAACCACGTGGGCATCGTGATCAACCCGGCCGCCTACTCCCACACGTCGGTGGCGATCCTGGACGCCCTCAATGCGTGCGACGGCCTGCCCGTCATCGAGGTCCACATCTCCAACATCCACCAGCGCGAGGAGTTCAGGCACCACTCCTACGTGTCCCTCAGGGCCGACGGCGTGATCGCCGGATGCGGGGTCCAGGGATACGCGTTCGCGGTGGAGCGGGTGGCGGCCCTGGCCGAGCCCGGCGTGGCCACGGTCTAGTACCGCCGGACTCTCGTACTCGCGCAGTGAACACGCCCGGCGCGGCCGGGCGTTGACTCACCAGCCGCGCTCGCGCCACTCCGGCAGATGCGGCCGCTCGGCGCCGAGCGTCGTGTCGTTCCCGTGCCCGGGGTAGACCCATGTCTCGTCGGGGAGCCGGCCGAAGATCTTCGACTCGACGTCGTCGATCAGGCTCGCGAAGGCCTTCGGATCCTTCCACGTGTTCCCCACTCCGCCCGGGAACAGGCAGTCCCCGGTGAAGACATGGGGGTGGCCGTGCGGGTCGTCGTAGATGAGGGCGATCGAGCCGGGCGTGTGGCCGACCAGGTGCCGGGCGGTCAGCGAGACCCGACCCACGGTGATCGTGTCCCCGTCCTCGACGAGCACGTCCGTGGGGACCGGGATGCCCTCCGCGTCGTAACGGCCCGCGTACGTACGCGGGCCCGTGACCTCCACGATCCGGGCGAGTGCCTGCCAGTGGTCCCCGTGCTGATGCGTCGTGACGACGGACGCGATGCCGTCGTCCCCGATCAGGGTCAGCAGCGTCTCCGCGTCGGCGGCCGCGTCGATGAGGAGCTGCTCACCGGTGGCGCGGCAGCGCAGCAGATACGCGTTGTTGTTCATCGCGCCGACCGCGACCTTGGAGATCATCAGGTTCTGCAGCTCGTGCACATCCGCCGGGCCGCCGACCTTCACCGCTCCGCTGTACGTCATGGACTCAGCCTATAGCGGGGGTACGACAGGCAGCCGTCCGCCTTCGACGGTGAGCCCGGAGCCGTCGCGCCGCCCGGAGAGCCAGCCGAGCAGCTCCGGGGCGGGGCCCGCGACACCGACCGGACCCGTCCCGGCGCCGCCGCCCGTCGTCCACACCCGGCCGCCGTCCGACTTGAGGCCGGTCGACGGCATGTCCGGGTGCCCCGCGAAGCGCTCGGCCAGGAAGTCGATCTCCCGCTCGACGAACTCCGCCGGCAGATCCTCCAGGTCGTACCCGATCCCGAGGTCGACGTGGTGCAGGTCGACCTCGACCCAGCGCCGGAAGGGGATCCGGGAGGCGGAGTCCTTGACGCCGTTGCGCAGCTCGACGGTGCGCGCCCAGTCGGCCGGCAGCTCGGCCCGGGCCTCGAATCCGGCGGCGCTGGCCCGCAGGTCATCGAGCTGCTCGCGGAGGTCGCGCGGCGCGTCCCGCGCGATGTCCGCGTCGCGCGCCTCGGCGCTCGGGTACATGGGCCGGCCGGCGAGCACGTTCGCGAGGGCGTCCGCGTTTCGGGCGAGGTGGGCGAGGACGTGGCCCCGGGTCCAGCCGGGAAGCCGTGACGACTCGGCCACAGCCGCGTTGTCCAGTGTGCCGACAGCGGTGAGGAGCCGGTCGGTCGCTTCACGTACAGAGGCCAGGTCGCGCGCATGATCGCTCATGGCGCAGACGATAGCGCCGCCACTCGATCGGGTGAAGGCGGCCGACCGAGGCCCAAAATCGAATGTACGTGCTATAAGCTCGAGGGCGGCATCGGGCATTCTTGATGGTCCGGGTTTGTTACCAACCATGGAAAACAGTCCATCGCTGACGGTGGCCCCCCTAATCTCGAAAGACAGGGGCCCCGCCCCTGTTGCTTCTCTCAAGAAAGGTGCGGACCGGCGTGGCCGACCGTCTCATCGTCCGTGGCGCGCGCGAGCACAATCTCCGTAACGTCTCGCTCGACCTTCCGCGCGACTCGCTCATCGTCTTCACGGGTCTGTCGGGGTCCGGCAAGTCGTCGCTCGCCTTCGACACGATCTTCGCCGAGGGGCAGCGGCGGTACGTCGAGTCGCTCTCCTCGTACGCACGTCAGTTCCTCGGCCAGATGGACAAGCCGGACGTCGACTTCATCGAGGGCCTCTCCCCGGCCGTCTCGATCGACCAGAAGTCGACCTCGCGCAACCCGCGCTCCACGGTCGGCACCATCACCGAGGTCTACGACTACCTGCGTCTGCTCTTCGCGCGTATCGGCAAGCCGCACTGTCCCGAGTGCGGCCGCCCCATCTCGCGCCAGTCGCCGCAGGCCATCGTCGACAAGGTCCTCGACCTGCCCGAGGGCAGCCGTTTCCAGGTGCTCTCGCCGCTCGTGCGCGAGCGCAAGGGCGAGTTCGTCGACCTCTTCGCCGACCTCCAGACCAAGGGGTACAGCCGCGCCCGGGTCGACGGACAGACGATCCAGCTGTCGGAACCGCCCACCCTGAAGAAGCAGGAGAAGCACACCATCGAGGTGGTCGTCGACCGCCTCACGGTGAAGGAATCCGCCAAGCGCCGCCTGACCGACTCCGTGGAGACCGCGCTCGGCCTCTCCGGCGGCATGGTCGTGCTCGACTTCGTCGACCTCCCCGAGGACGACCCCGAGCGCGAGCGCATGTACTCGGAGCACCTGTACTGCCCGTACGACGACCTGTCCTTCGAGGAGCTGGAGCCCCGCTCCTTCTCCTTCAACTCGCCCTTCGGCGCCTGCCCGGACTGCACCGGCATCGGCACGCGCATGGAGGTCGACCCCGAGCTGATCATCCCGGACGAGGAAAAGTCCCTCGACGAGGGCGCCATCCACCCCTGGTCGCACGGGCACACCAAGGACTACTTCGGACGCCTCATCGGCGCCCTCGCGGACGCGTTGGGATTCCGGACCGACATCCCCTTCGCGGGCCTGCCGCAGCGCGCCAAGAAGGCCCTCCTGTACGGCCACAAGACGCAGATCGAGGTCCGCTACCGCAACCGGTACGGCCGCGAGCGGGTCTACACGACCCCCTTCGAAGGTGCCGTGCCGTTCGTCAAGCGGCGCCACAGCGAGGCCGAGAGCGACTCCAGCCGCGAGCGCTTCGAGGGCTACATGCGCGAGGTGCCCTGCCCCACCTGTGAGGGCACGCGCCTCAAGCCGATCGTGCTCGCCGTCACGGTGATGGAGAAGTCGATCGCCGAGGTCTCCGCGATGTCCATCAGCGACTGTGCGGACTTCCTGGGCGAGCTGAAGCTCAACGCGCGCGACAAGAAGATCGCCGAGCGGGTCCTCAAGGAGGTCAACGAGCGGCTGCGCTTCCTCGTCGACGTCGGCCTCGACTACCTCTCGCTCAACCGCGCGGCCGGGACGCTCTCCGGCGGCGAGGCCCAGCGCATCCGTCTCGCCACGCAGATCGGCTCCGGCCTCGTCGGCGTGCTCTACGTCCTGGACGAGCCCTCGATCGGCCTGCACCAGCGCGACAACCACCGCCTGATCGAGACCCTCGTACGGCTGCGCGACATGGGCAACACGCTCATCGTCGTCGAGCACGACGAAGACACCATCAAGGTCGCCGACTGGGTCGTCGACATCGGCCCCGGCGCGGGTGAACACGGCGGCAAGGTCGTCCACAGCGGCCCCTTGAAGGAACTGCTCGCCAACGCCGAGTCGATGACCGGCCAGTACCTGTCGGGCAAGAGGTCCATCCCGCTGCCGGACATCCGGCGCCCCGTGGACCCGACGCGCAGGCTGACCGTGCACGGCGCCCGTGAGAACAACCTGCGCGACATCGACGTGTCGTTCCCGCTCGGCGTCCTGACCGCCGTCACCGGTGTCTCCGGTTCCGGCAAGTCGACCCTGGTCAACGACATCCTGTACACGCACCTCGCCCGCGAGCTGAACGGAGCGCGGAGCGTTCCCGGGCGGCACACGCGCGTGGAGGGCGACGACCTCGTCGACAAGGTCGTCCACGTCGACCAGTCGCCGATCGGCCGCACGCCGCGCTCGAACCCGGCGACGTACACCGGAGTCTTCGACCACGTCCGCAAGCTGTTCGCCGAGACCACCGAGGCGAAGGTCCGCGGCTATCTGCCGGGACGCTTCTCCTTCAACGTCAAGGGCGGCCGCTGCGAGAACTGCTCCGGCGACGGCACCATCAAGATCGAGATGAACTTCCTGCCGGACGTCTACGTCCCGTGCGAGGTCTGCCACGGAGCGCGCTACAACCGCGAGACGCTGGACGTCCACTACAAGGGCAAGTCCATCGCCGAGGTCCTGGACATGCCCATCGAGGAGGCGCTCGGCTTCTTCGAGGCGGTCCCGGGCATCGCCCGCCACCTGCGCACGCTGAACGACGTCGGCCTCGGTTACGTCCGGCTCGGCCAGTCCGCGCCGACCCTCTCCGGTGGCGAGGCCCAGCGCGTGAAGCTGGCGAGCGAGCTGCAGAAGCGGTCCACGGGACGCACCGTCTACGTCCTCGACGAGCCGACCACCGGTCTGCACTTCGAGGACATCAGCAAGCTCATCACCGTCCTGTCGGGCCTTGTCGACAAGGGGAACTCGGTGATCGTCATCGAGCACAACCTCGACGTCATCAAGACCGCCGACTGGGTCGTCGACATGGGCCCCGAGGGCGGTAACGGCGGTGGCCTCGTCGTCGCCGAGGGCACCCCCGAAGAGGTCGCGGGCGAACCGTCCAGCCACACCGGCAAGTTCCTGCGCGACATCCTCGGCGCCGACCGGTTCAGCGACGCGACGGTACCCGCGGCGCGTACGAGGAAGACAGTGGCGGCGAAGAAGGCCACGGCCGCGAAGAAGACCGTCTCGGCGACGGCGAAGGCCCCGGCGAAGAAGGTGGCCACGGCCAAGACCACGGCGGTCGGGAAGTCGGCCACGAAGGCCGCGGCGAAGAAGCCGGCCGCGAAGAAGACCGCGACCAAGTCCACGCGGGCTCGCAAGGCCTGAGCGCGGGCGGTCCGCGACCGCGCGAGAACGCCCGGCGCCCCACGGGAACTCCCCGTGGGGCGCCGGGCGTTCATCTGTCAGCCACCCTGGCCCTGCGGCTCGACGCACTGCATGTCCAGCCGAATCTTGACAACATCACCAAGAAGACCGGCCCCGAAGTCCAGGCCGAAGTCGCTCCGGCCGATCTCGCCCGTCGCCTCGAACCCCGCATGCCGGCTCCCGTCCAGCGGCACGTCCACCACCCCGTCGAACTCCACGGCGAGCACCACCGGCCGCGTCACGCCCCCGATGGTCAACTCGCCCTCCAGGGGCCGGTCGTCGTCCTTCCCCGACACCCCGTTCGATACGTACGTCATGGTCGGACGGCGCTCCACGTCCAGCAGATCGGCTTGACGGACGTGCGCGTCACGATCGGCGTTGCCCGTGTCGATCGAGCCCCGTGCGATGGTGGCGCCCGGGGCGCTGCGCGCGGTCGACGCGTGACCGGCAGGACGTGCACGGCTGACCGGGGCAGGTGAACGGCCGCTACAGGGGCGGTAGTTCGGACGCGTAGGGGGGCTCGGCACCGGCCCGTGAGCAGGTGACCGCGGCGGCGCGCGCGGCGAACCGCAGCAGCCGGTGCCACGCGTCCTCGGCGAGGCCTGCCACCGCCTCCACGGACAGCGCGTCCCACGCCGCCAGACCGTGCAGCAGCGCCGCGTTCACGGTGTCGCCCGCGCCGATCGTGTCGACGACGTCGATGCGCTCACCCGGTACGTCGTACCGCGCGCCGCCCCGCGTGAAGACCGTCAGGCCGTCGCCGCCGCGCGTGATCACGACGGCCGCTGGACCCGAGGCCAGCCACTCCTGCGGGGTGCCACCCAGCCACTGCGCGTCCTCCTCGGAGAGCTTGAGCAGGCCGGTCGAGGGGAGCCAGTTCTTGAAACGCGCCCGGTACGCGTCCGGGTCGGGGATGAGGCCGGCCCGGATGTTCGGGTCGAGCGCGGTGAACACGCCCTGGGCCGAGGCCGACCGCATCAGCTCCTCGTACGCGCTCGCGCCCGGCTCCAGGACCAGCGAGCACGTGCCGAACGACACCGCGCGCGTGCCCGGCGGAAGCCGGTCGGGCACCGAGAAGAGCCGGTCGGCCGTTCCCTCGACGTAGAACGAGTAACCGGCCGAGCCGTCCGCGGCGATCGACGCGACAGCCAGCGTCGTCGGTTCGTCGCCCCGCTGGACGTACGACACGTCCACACCTGCTCGCGCGAGCCCGCCGAGCAGTGCCTCGCCGAACGCGTCGCGGGAGACCCGTGAGCAGAAGGCCACGGGGGAGCCGAGCCGGCCGACGGCCACCGCGGTGTTGAACGGGCCGCCGCCGAGCCGGGGCGCGAGCGCCGGCAGGTCGCCACCGTCATCGGCGGCCCCGCCCTGCGGCACGAGGTCGATCAGGGCCTCTCCGGCGACGACTATCACGGGTGGTTCCTTTCGGGCTGAACTGTGAAGCGGTGCGGCAGTGCTGGAGTACTGGGGTGCGGTGCACCGGAGGGGCAGGGGGCGAGGCACAGGCTAGAGGCTCGCGGGCTCGGGCACAGCGCCCCGGCCGGAAACGGGCACGTCCGGGGCCGACTCGGGCAGACCCTTCGCGTAGGGACGCAGGGGGGCCACGGAGAGGGCGGTGAACGCGGCGATGGTGCGGAAGCAGGGCCGCCGGAACGGTGCGGACGTGGGGCGGCCAAGACGGTGACGGAGAAGGGCGGCCGGAACGGTGCGGACGTGGGGCGGCCAAGACGGTGACGGAGAAGGGCGGCCGGAACGGTGCGGACGTGGGGCGGCCAAGACGGTGACGGAGAAGGGCGGCCGGAACGGTGCGGACGTGGGGCGGCCAAGACGGTGACGGAGAAGGGCGGCCGGAACGGTGCGGACGTGGGGCGGCCAAGACGGTGACGGAGAAGGGCGGCCGGAACGGTGCGGACGTGGGGCGGCCAAGACGGTGACGGAGAAGGGCGGCCGGAACGGTGCGGACGTGGGGCGGCCAAGACGGTGACGAAGCAGGGCGGTCATGGTGCGTAGAAGGAGGGCGGCCCAGAAGCGTGCGGGTGTGGCCGGCACCGGGGTCCCACGACGCATCATTTGCCCCACCGGTATCGTCGGATCTGTCGCCGATGTGCGCCTTGGCGTGCAGTGGCCCACCCCGACCCGCCCCGATCGACCCCTGGAGTCCCCATGCCCGGCACGTCGCCCGCCCGCCGAACCGTGCTGCGGGGTGCCGCCCTCGCCGGGACCGCGGGGCTCGGGATCGCCGCCTGCTCGCCGGGCGGGTCGGGAGGCCGCGCGGAGTCGGCGCCGACGGCACCGGTCGACCTCGGCAAGGCCGACGAGGTGCCCGTGGGCGGCGCAAAGCTGTACCGGGACGAGAACGTGGTGGTCAGCCGTCCGGCGGCCGACGAGTACGCCGCGTTCAGCACCATCTGCACGCACGCGGGGTGCCCCATCAGCATGCTGGAGGGCACGGAACTCACGTGCTCCTGCCACGGCAGCAAGTTCGACGCGGAGACCGGGAAGGTGCTGCACGACCCGGCGACCCGGCCGCTGGCGAAGGTGCCGGTCGAGGTGAAGAACGGCAAGATCGTCGCGGGGGCCTGACCGACCCTGGGCCCCGATCGGGCCCACCCCGCGGGTCAGCCCTCCCAGTCCCACCCGATTCCCAGGATCCCGGCACGCACCTGTGGCTCCACCACGTGGACCGCGCGGTGGCCGGTGCTGAGCGGCAGGTCCTGACGGCCGCCGCGCGGGGCCGCCGGCGAGTGCTGGGCGAAGCGGTGGCAGCGCACGGGCAGGACGCCCTCGGTGAACCGGACCTGGAGCGCGTACTGCCCGCCCGCGAAGCCGAAGCCGCGCAGGTACTCCGACGAGGGGCCCGCCGTGCCGTCCTCGAAGCCGTAGCGGAAGAGGAACGTGTCGCCCGCCCGCAGCCGCGCGTCGAAGAGCAGTTCCGCCACGACGACGCCCGTTCCCCGGTGCCGCCGCACCCGCCCCGTGCGGCAGTTCTCCAGGGCACGTACCGAGACGTGATCCGTGCTGCATCCCGGGTCTCCGTGGTGGACGGCCACGAAGCGGTCCACGCCGTCCTGGTGGGCGCGCACGATGTGCTGGGAGTCGAGGCCGAGGAGTTCGCGGCGCGCCCCGATCCGCACCCGCTCGTGATGGCCGACCGTGTGCAGGCCGCCGTCCGGGGTCGAACCGAGGTCGGCGAGGAACTGTTCGAGGACGCCCGAGGCCTCGACGAGCGAGCGGTAGGAGCGGGTCGCGGGGCGCCGGCAGGCCGCGTGTTCCTCGTCTCTGGCGAGCAGCCGTATCAGGGACTCGTCGGGCAGGTCCAGGATCTCCTCCAGCGCGCGCACGGCACGTAGGGACTCGGTGCGCTGCGGGCGCCTGGCCCCCTGCTGCCAGTAGCTCAGACTGGTGACGCCGACCGTGACACCGTGGCGGGTCAGATGGTGCTGCACGCGGTGCAGCGGCAGCCCGCGCGCGGTGATCGCGGCCCGCAGTGCGACATGGAAGGGCCCCGCCCGCAGGGCCGTCTCCAGCGCGGGCGCGCC encodes the following:
- a CDS encoding maleylpyruvate isomerase family mycothiol-dependent enzyme is translated as MSDHARDLASVREATDRLLTAVGTLDNAAVAESSRLPGWTRGHVLAHLARNADALANVLAGRPMYPSAEARDADIARDAPRDLREQLDDLRASAAGFEARAELPADWARTVELRNGVKDSASRIPFRRWVEVDLHHVDLGIGYDLEDLPAEFVEREIDFLAERFAGHPDMPSTGLKSDGGRVWTTGGGAGTGPVGVAGPAPELLGWLSGRRDGSGLTVEGGRLPVVPPL
- the uvrA gene encoding excinuclease ABC subunit UvrA translates to MADRLIVRGAREHNLRNVSLDLPRDSLIVFTGLSGSGKSSLAFDTIFAEGQRRYVESLSSYARQFLGQMDKPDVDFIEGLSPAVSIDQKSTSRNPRSTVGTITEVYDYLRLLFARIGKPHCPECGRPISRQSPQAIVDKVLDLPEGSRFQVLSPLVRERKGEFVDLFADLQTKGYSRARVDGQTIQLSEPPTLKKQEKHTIEVVVDRLTVKESAKRRLTDSVETALGLSGGMVVLDFVDLPEDDPERERMYSEHLYCPYDDLSFEELEPRSFSFNSPFGACPDCTGIGTRMEVDPELIIPDEEKSLDEGAIHPWSHGHTKDYFGRLIGALADALGFRTDIPFAGLPQRAKKALLYGHKTQIEVRYRNRYGRERVYTTPFEGAVPFVKRRHSEAESDSSRERFEGYMREVPCPTCEGTRLKPIVLAVTVMEKSIAEVSAMSISDCADFLGELKLNARDKKIAERVLKEVNERLRFLVDVGLDYLSLNRAAGTLSGGEAQRIRLATQIGSGLVGVLYVLDEPSIGLHQRDNHRLIETLVRLRDMGNTLIVVEHDEDTIKVADWVVDIGPGAGEHGGKVVHSGPLKELLANAESMTGQYLSGKRSIPLPDIRRPVDPTRRLTVHGARENNLRDIDVSFPLGVLTAVTGVSGSGKSTLVNDILYTHLARELNGARSVPGRHTRVEGDDLVDKVVHVDQSPIGRTPRSNPATYTGVFDHVRKLFAETTEAKVRGYLPGRFSFNVKGGRCENCSGDGTIKIEMNFLPDVYVPCEVCHGARYNRETLDVHYKGKSIAEVLDMPIEEALGFFEAVPGIARHLRTLNDVGLGYVRLGQSAPTLSGGEAQRVKLASELQKRSTGRTVYVLDEPTTGLHFEDISKLITVLSGLVDKGNSVIVIEHNLDVIKTADWVVDMGPEGGNGGGLVVAEGTPEEVAGEPSSHTGKFLRDILGADRFSDATVPAARTRKTVAAKKATAAKKTVSATAKAPAKKVATAKTTAVGKSATKAAAKKPAAKKTATKSTRARKA
- a CDS encoding carbohydrate kinase family protein; the encoded protein is MIVVAGEALIDLVPQGGAADDGGDLPALAPRLGGGPFNTAVAVGRLGSPVAFCSRVSRDAFGEALLGGLARAGVDVSYVQRGDEPTTLAVASIAADGSAGYSFYVEGTADRLFSVPDRLPPGTRAVSFGTCSLVLEPGASAYEELMRSASAQGVFTALDPNIRAGLIPDPDAYRARFKNWLPSTGLLKLSEEDAQWLGGTPQEWLASGPAAVVITRGGDGLTVFTRGGARYDVPGERIDVVDTIGAGDTVNAALLHGLAAWDALSVEAVAGLAEDAWHRLLRFAARAAAVTCSRAGAEPPYASELPPL
- a CDS encoding Rieske (2Fe-2S) protein, whose amino-acid sequence is MPGTSPARRTVLRGAALAGTAGLGIAACSPGGSGGRAESAPTAPVDLGKADEVPVGGAKLYRDENVVVSRPAADEYAAFSTICTHAGCPISMLEGTELTCSCHGSKFDAETGKVLHDPATRPLAKVPVEVKNGKIVAGA